Genomic segment of Psychrobacter sanguinis:
TCTAGACACTAAGTCTCAACAAGACTCTTACTTAGGCGTAAGTGGAATAAGTGGGATAAGTGGTATAAACAGCGCCAGTCAGTCGACTACTTCAGCAATTCTAGGATTAAGTTCTGATTTTGTCAGCGTGGCTACTGAAAGTGCTATTGATTCAACGAGCGTATACTTTACGGCTAAGCCTTACCAGTTACTTTATGCCAGCTATTTGTCTACACAGGAGTTATAACCTTTGTATTCTAAGGCAATAGTACAGCCGTTAAATAGGGCGGGTAGCTCCTCTAGGATGAGCTGTTTAGAGCATCAACGGCTGACTCAAGCAGATTTTGCCCATGCTGCAGACTTTGAGTATCTAATCAAACATGAGCTACCTTGTTTTAGTATTGAAGTTAGACGAGGTCAGTTAAGTTTATTGGTGGGACATTATTTGTCAAAGATAATTCTGCCAAGTGGGCTGAGCTTGGAGATATTGCCAAAAATTACCTCTGCTCAGTCAGACATTAGGGTAGCCTCTAATCAGACAGATAGTTTTCATAAGGACATTGTCCGAGCTCGAGAGTGGGTGGCTGCTATGCTACAAGATATTGCTCATGATAAGTTGGGCAAAGCCATCCCTGCCATAAATTTAGCAGCTATTGAGTCTTTCAGTGATTCAGAAATAGATAATGACTGGAGTCATTTCTCGGCGCTTGCTCTGTCTTTTCCAGAATCGCAACCTCAGTTGAATCAAAAAAATCAACAGCCAAAGTCATCACTTGATGCGCCGTGGTACCAAGGTTTGCTAGTCAGAATTAGTGAAGTCCTGCAGCAAGCAGCTGGCATTTTACCCAATCGCTATCAAACCCAAGTCAATAATAGACCCAAAGCGCAAGGTAAAATCAATCTAAGCGCACAATTAAAGAACAACTGGCATCGACCACATTATTTATACACTGAGCATTCGGTATTTGCCTCGGATGAATTATTGGCTCAGTTTTTGTCTACTGCTTGGCAATGCTGGCAACAGCTGTCTCAAAACTCGCCTATACCTACCAATCGGCAAACGCCAGAGAGTTTACGAGGCATTCAAACGCTGCCGCCATCCCAATGGGCAGTCACTTATCACAAAATCCAAAATGATAAATCTGCTTGGATGTCGCAATTCACTACTATGCAAGCGCAGACCATAACGGATGCTATTGAGTGGTCTTGGTGGCTATTAACGCACAGTAACATAAATAGCGCACCGCACGATCAGGTGAGAGAGAATTGGAAGGTAGAAGGTCTGCCCATGCCCGCTTTGATGATTAATATGAATCATGCTTTCGAGCGGTGGGTATTGGGCAAACTATACAATTGGGTCAGCGATAATTTAGTATCAAGTCGGCTGGTTATTCAGCCAAAGTTCGATTGGCTGCATCAAAAACTACCGTCATCTAATCCTTTAGCAACTTCCTCGAAACAGACTGGAGAGAAGAGTAGCGTCAGTATAAAAGATACAACTCAACATAGAGTAATACAAAAGCTGATACCGGATGCCTGTATCGTAACTGCAGAGGGGAAGATTAGTCATGTCATTGATATTAAATATAAGACGATTGAAGGTATTGCCCAAGTAAGTGGGGCAGACTGGCAACAGTTGTATGTGTATCAGCAGCATCTGCAATGTAAAAATGCGTGGTTAATTTATCCCATGACAAAAAAATTTACAGAAAGGCTTGACGTTCTGGCTGATTTCAACGAGAATAGGCAGTCAAATCAGGGAGGTACTGCACAAATGAGTGCTATACCCTTTAATCCTTACCGAGGGTTACTACTGATTTAAGTGTTTTATAATAGAGTCTGTACTTTTTTGAAATTTTTTAAAAAAAGATAAAAAAAGTGTTGACAAGATTGAAGTTTAATCCTATTATATGCACCTCGATAGCGATGACGCACTCGATTAGCTTAATCAAAACGTTTTCAAAGTCGTAAAGTAAAAAAAGTAAAATATCGGAGTGTGGCGCAGTTTGGTAGCGCATCTGGTTTGGGACCAGAGGGTCGTAGGTTCGAATCCTATCACTCCGACCACTTTTTATTAGAGCCTTACAGGCTTTTTTTTATGCTTTAAATAAGACATTTGTTGCTTATTACGCTATATATGTTTTAATAACAGTGTGGTTCGAATAACAACGATGTTAGTTAGCACTATGAGCGCCTGTAGCTCAGTTGGATAGAGCATCTGCCTTCTAAGCAGGTGGTCGCAGGTTCGAATCCTGCCAGGCGCACCACTTTCGCCTGACATGTAATACCTAGTCTTTAGGTAATACACTGCAATTTCAATATATTCTATGTTGATTATGGCGGCTGTAGCTCAGTTGGTAGAGCCCCGGGTTGTGATCTCGGTTGTCGTGGGTTCGAGTCCCATCAGTCGCCCCATTTTTTATTCCCTTCTTGTTGTATCTCATTATTATTATTTCTTTTTAACTGGTTTTTCTACCTAAAGTTTCATATCACCAATTATCTTGTTTTTATTGCTAATTTAGACTCTGTCTTTATTGGTTTTTTTGCGTTTTTGTCTATTTTTTCTTTTTAGTAGCTCATTTAGGTTTTGATTGTCCCTAACTGTAAGGTCTGTGCTACCAAACTGCTTATGAAACTTAGGTGCTCGGATTTAGCAATAATGCTATGATAAAGTCATCTTTAAGAGGTTCGAGATATTATTATGGCAAACCATTCAGTAACGATTACGGCGCATATTGTTCCTAAGAGTGACACCAATTCTGAGACAATAGCCGTGGAACAAGCCCAACCTGAACAATCTAACAGTGTGGAAATAGCTGATATACCTATGGCTATGCCAAATAATAAGGCAGAACTTGTCCGCTTATATCAGCCTGAGCCATTAGAGATTAATAACTCAGTCCAAGCTAAAGAGATGGAAAAAGTGGCTGAACAGCGTGTGGCCCTATATCAGAACCAACTAAGACGGACTGAAATTTTTTACACGGTAAAGCCTATATTACGTCCTACCTACATGGTACAGACTTTAAAACCTCAGTTTGTCGAGTATCAACATTATCAAATGGCTCGGGCACTTGATCAGCGCGGTATCATTGATTTAGATAAAAATGAAATGATGTGGCAGCAACTGCATGTTGTTGATGACCTGATTGCTGATATTGTGCACCATATGCCAGCGCAGCAACCAGTAGGTTGGCAGCTTACTTCAGTCAATAAAAACCATTTAAAGCTACCCACAGTCGGACGTTTAAGAGATACGGATTCGGTCGCCGATCAAGCCAGTCTAAACAGCTATGTGCTGGGTCACTTTGGGGTCATGAGTTATACCTATGACCGTGCCTACTTTATTGGTCATGTCTTGGGTTATTTATTTTGTTGCTATTATCTGGCCCACTTATCCATAGCCTATGGGGTGACTCCTCTACCTGAAAGTGCAGTCGCTAACTATAAATATGCATCCCTTGAGACTCCCAAACTGGTTAGACTCCTACACAGCGTAGATGTTTATTGCAAACGCCGTATCTATCAATTGGCGGTGCTTTGTGCACGTCTTAGCTGTTATCAGTTGGATAAATATATTGAAAAAATGCTCATCGCTGAGGTCAATGAATTTGATAAGAAACAGCAAATTGAGCATTTAGATGCTTTGTTGATGAAGGGTATTATGCCTGAAATGCCTGACACAGTAGATTTAAAAGACTTTCCAGGTGCTTTTGGCGATGAGGGTAAATCTTAATATTTTAGCGGTTTAATACTTACTATACAAAAATATATTATATAGTAAGTTGTATCATCTATAGTCGTTAATTGTTTACAGCTATCAACCCTGATAGTCGTTTAATTAAAGCTGCCTGCTGTGCTTCCATTCACTTGACCTTATCTGGGTCATCTTATTTTTACGAAGTAACTTTCATGAAAAACTCAAAAGAAACTTTGTTCTCTGAAGTAACCCTTCATCCACCACATCAAAAACCAATCAATAATAATACTCTCAAGATTACTCAAAAAAATAAACGCTATAAAACAGCTAAATCTATCACGCATAGAGTATTGGCTGCTTCTTTAGCGCTGTCATTAAGTATTGGTTTTGGCGCAGGAGCTATTGATAATCAAGCACAGGCGGCAAGTTTAGGAGACTTATTTGGCGGTGCTGAGGTTCAAGGTGGGCAGGAAAAGTTTTTAAAAGTAGAGCAGGCTTTTTCTGTACAGCCTAGTCAAAACGGTAATAAGGTCAATATAGCTTTAAAGATTACCCCAAAGCATTACTTATATAAAGACAAACTGTCCTTAAAACTACCTGAAGGGGTGACTGCTACTCCGCTCAAATTCTCACACTCTAGTCAAAATATTGATGACCCTTCATTCGGCAAAGTAGCGGTATTTAAGCAGCCACAAGTGACAGCGTCAACTACTTTAACCAATACAACCTCTGCGCCCATTAAGCAAGATATTACGATCACTTGGCAGGGTTGTGCTGAGGCAGGTCTTTGTTATCCGCCGCAAAAAGAAACCTTATCTATAAGTTTACCGGCCGGTGCTTCAAAGACGGTAGAAGCCAAACAAAGCACTGAGAAAAACACCGCATCTAATACCACTGAACAAGCAGCCACCCCTAAAAAAGCCGAGGTTGGTTCAAAATTGGCCAGTAGTGAGGACAGTAGCAAAAATAAATCGGATTCAGCAAAAAATGACAGTAATGTTGCGAACTCATCACCACAACAGACAGCAGCCTCGGCTACGTTAGCGACGACGACTGCCATTGATACAGAAGGTGCTGCTATAAGCCAAGATGCCACTTCTGCAAATATAGAGGACGGCAATGCCTCTGAAGGTGAAAATCCAGAGACTCTGGATGGCGCATCGCTACAGGTAATGAATGAGGAAGAGAACCTTACTGATGAAGGTGGTGCTGAAGCAGACAGTACATTTGCCGCCACTGCAGAGCCGTCTGATTTGGGATTGTCCACCAATGGGGTAGTGAACCAAGATCCCTTTGGTCTAGCAGAACATCCATGGTTGGCGTTAGGTTTGCTATTTTTAGCCGGTCTTGGCTTGGCGTTCACGCCTTGTGTGCTTCCGATGTTGCCGATTGTCAGTAATATCGTAGCGCGCCAGCACACGCCTACCGCAAAAAAAGGGCTGATACTTAGCGGCAGCTATGCACTAGGGGTAGCGATTGCTTACGGCATACTGGGGGCAATTATTGCTGTATTTGGTCAGCAATTGGGTATCATAGGCTGGCTACAGAACCCTGTCATATTGTTGGCTTTCGCTGCAGTATTTGTGCTTCTAGCCTTATATATGCTTGAAGTGATTAATATTCCGGTGCCCAATGCAATTCGTCAAAAGACCCATTCTTTAAGCCAAGCTGGCGATAAGTATTTGGGCAGTACTTTTGGCAGCTTTATTGCAGGACTGCTATCTGCGCTTGTGGTTTCACCTTGTGTGTCTGCTCCTTTATTTGGTGCTTTGCTTGCCGTGTCGACCATTGGTAATCCATTCTTGGGATTCGCAGCGTTATTTATGTTGGGCTTTGGACTGTCCGCTCCCTTAATGCTACTGGGCGTAAGTCAGGGTAACTTAATGCCGAAAGCTGGCGAGTGGATGAACTGGGTTAAGCAGGGCTTTGCTTTATTGTTATTTGCGGTGGCGTTACTGCTGGTAGAACGCGTACTAATGAGCCCAGTGATGTTAATGCTATGGGCTATTTGGTTCATGGTGGTGGCAGTATGGGCTTGGAAATGGGTTGGTCGTGGTCAGCTGTTTACTAAGCCATTGGCCCTTATTCTGGCAACGTGGGCAGCTTTGACCTTGGTTGGCGCAGCAGCCGGTAGCAAAGATTCTTGGCGACCTTTGGCTGTTTTTTCATCTGCTAATCCTGCCTCAATCAATGCTAATTATCAAGCAACAGTAGCAGGCGGTAATACGGGGGCGGTTAATAGTAATGATAAGCACATTTACTCTTTAGATGAGCTGCTGCCTATTATCAAAAACAACCCCAAAGTGTTGGTCGATGTCACTGCAGATTGGTGTGTTGAATGTCGAATTATGGATAAGACTTTGTTTACTGATAGACCAATTGCCCTGCAGCAGTGGCAACTGGTGAAGCTTGATGTGACTGAAAGTAATGAGGAGTCAGCACGTATTCTGTCAGAGCTGAACTTATTTGGCCCACCTGCCTTGCTTTATTTCGTAGAGGGTAAGCTACAGGTGCAACAGGTAGGCACGGTTGAACGTGAGACTTTTGAGGCGACGCTAAACAAGTTTTAATTAGACAAAATATTTCTATATTTTGAAGGCGTACTTTAAGACAGTGCGCCTTATCTCTTTGTAGATGATGACTATGATGGCGGCATATCTTTATTGGCTTTATCAATTACCTTGATTCAAGCATTGAATTAATGACTATGTATAGATATAAACAGTCAATATGTTATTACTTGATAAGTACATAATTTTACACTATATTGCTTTAGACAATACTCTCGAGGCTATGACTGTGAAAAATATCTTACGCTATGGCAGTTGTCAGATTAGAAATTTTAAAAAATTTACAGGTAGCGACAGTCAAAATCTGTATGCTAGATTAGGCGTGGCGATAGTTATCAGCTCAGTCACTTGGCTGACTGCCTGTGAGCAGCAAACTGGGGAGACCATAGCGTCGCCACAAAGTAATCCTCAGCTTAGCAGTGCCATTAAGATAGACCTTGATAGCCCTGCAGAAGATAGCGACGACAATAATAAACTGAAGGCTTTGCCTATTGCTTGTCGCAATAGTGTCATTATGCAAGCCTTTGACAAAAAACAGTCTGAAGTACAGGTCAAAGGTTGCGGTAAGGTAGTAGCCATATTGGCAGATGACAATGAAGGCAGTCGACATCAACGTTTTATTGTTGAGCTAGAAGGGGTACAACCTAAGCATACCGTACTTATCGCTCATAATATTGATTTGGCCCCTAAGGTTGATGGCCTTAAAAAAGCAGATGACGTGATATTTTATGGGCAATATGAATATAATCAACAGGGCGGGGTAGTGCACTGGACGCATCATGATCCTGCAGCACGACATCAAAACGGTTGGATAGAATATAAAGGACATCGTTTTCAGTAGTACTAACTGGGTCGTGTTTTGGGCTGGTTAACCCTTTTTATTGTGCGTGATTAGGCATAATCAGAACGACTTAATTACGAGTAGTTTTATTATTAAAGATATTATCTGTCCTTGATTTTGAACCACTAGTTTTTTTGTACGCAATGTACTCTCTATTTTTCAAAAGTATCAAACCTACTAAAACTATAGCTGTGGTGGGTTTTCAAACGATATATTTCCCACTATTTGAGAAGCAAGTTTTCCTTTATATAAGTCATTGTTTGGCAACTTACGATTGATAATATTTTTGGTTAAGGGTTTTCTTTAATAGTATAATGGCGTTTTTACCATCTTTATCAGGAATAGGCATGACTAATTTGCGGCCTTTAGTACAGACTCGTCAACAGTCTCCTTCTAAAATTAAATTTTTAGCGCTCTCTATTACCGCTGCTTGCTGTACCTCAATGTTGACTATTAGCAGTGCTTCAGCAGCCACCAATGATTTAACAGAAGTGCCCGCTGATAGCAGCGCACAGCCACTGTCAGTTAATGACTTTATAAAGTGTACTGATTTAAAAGTCCCGTCTGCCCGTTTGGCATGTTATGACAAAGCGACTGTTGGGGAAGAATTACCTTTGGGTCGTGAAAAAATACCTTTAGACTTGGCAGGTACTGTCAAAGCAACCTTCAGTGAGTTACGTCCTACGGCAGTATTCGCCGGAGAGACGCAGGTAGCAGATGATACCGAGACCGAAAGCTCACCGGGAGTACCGACAGAAGCAGATAATGAAAAATTAGCCAAAGTGGGTATTACGGTTGATGATTTATCAGCCTACACCCCGCTTAGTCTTGCCTATGACTTAGATAAGAATAATGAGCTAGGAACGTGGACAGTTAGACCGCACAAACCTATTTATTTAATGCCGGCCTATATTCAGTACAATGCCAATCGCAATCCGGACACCCCAACGCAACATCCTAATAGCAACGATTTAGAAGACTATCAATCCAAATATGATGATAATGTTGAGCTCAAAGCCCAGATATCTCTAAAAACTAAAATTTTAGAAGATGTATTCGATACCAATGCGGATGTTTGGTTTGGCTATACGCAGCAGATGCACTGGCAGGTCTATAACGAAGACAATTCTCGTCCATTTAGAGCCACGGATTATATGCCTGAGTTCTTTATTACTCAGCCAGTAACCGCTAATCTTCCTTTTAATGGTCGCCTACGTATGTTAGGTGCAGGTGCTATTCACCACTCTAATGGTCAGTCAGACCCTTGGTCACGTTCGTGGAACCGTATTTATCTAATGGGTGGCGCAGAATGGGGTAAATTGAGTTTGTTGCCTAAGATTTGGACTCATGTTAAAGATAGCGGGGATGATAGTGATAACCCTGA
This window contains:
- a CDS encoding phospholipase A gives rise to the protein MTNLRPLVQTRQQSPSKIKFLALSITAACCTSMLTISSASAATNDLTEVPADSSAQPLSVNDFIKCTDLKVPSARLACYDKATVGEELPLGREKIPLDLAGTVKATFSELRPTAVFAGETQVADDTETESSPGVPTEADNEKLAKVGITVDDLSAYTPLSLAYDLDKNNELGTWTVRPHKPIYLMPAYIQYNANRNPDTPTQHPNSNDLEDYQSKYDDNVELKAQISLKTKILEDVFDTNADVWFGYTQQMHWQVYNEDNSRPFRATDYMPEFFITQPVTANLPFNGRLRMLGAGAIHHSNGQSDPWSRSWNRIYLMGGAEWGKLSLLPKIWTHVKDSGDDSDNPDITDYYGHGELQALYDFGKGETLSATGRFNFDTEKGAIELDYTLPLTRDVHGFIQLFHGYGESIIDYNKETTAVGIGLSLNDWKGL
- a CDS encoding DUF3465 domain-containing protein is translated as MTVKNILRYGSCQIRNFKKFTGSDSQNLYARLGVAIVISSVTWLTACEQQTGETIASPQSNPQLSSAIKIDLDSPAEDSDDNNKLKALPIACRNSVIMQAFDKKQSEVQVKGCGKVVAILADDNEGSRHQRFIVELEGVQPKHTVLIAHNIDLAPKVDGLKKADDVIFYGQYEYNQQGGVVHWTHHDPAARHQNGWIEYKGHRFQ
- a CDS encoding McrC family protein, producing the protein MYSKAIVQPLNRAGSSSRMSCLEHQRLTQADFAHAADFEYLIKHELPCFSIEVRRGQLSLLVGHYLSKIILPSGLSLEILPKITSAQSDIRVASNQTDSFHKDIVRAREWVAAMLQDIAHDKLGKAIPAINLAAIESFSDSEIDNDWSHFSALALSFPESQPQLNQKNQQPKSSLDAPWYQGLLVRISEVLQQAAGILPNRYQTQVNNRPKAQGKINLSAQLKNNWHRPHYLYTEHSVFASDELLAQFLSTAWQCWQQLSQNSPIPTNRQTPESLRGIQTLPPSQWAVTYHKIQNDKSAWMSQFTTMQAQTITDAIEWSWWLLTHSNINSAPHDQVRENWKVEGLPMPALMINMNHAFERWVLGKLYNWVSDNLVSSRLVIQPKFDWLHQKLPSSNPLATSSKQTGEKSSVSIKDTTQHRVIQKLIPDACIVTAEGKISHVIDIKYKTIEGIAQVSGADWQQLYVYQQHLQCKNAWLIYPMTKKFTERLDVLADFNENRQSNQGGTAQMSAIPFNPYRGLLLI
- a CDS encoding protein-disulfide reductase DsbD family protein, yielding MKNSKETLFSEVTLHPPHQKPINNNTLKITQKNKRYKTAKSITHRVLAASLALSLSIGFGAGAIDNQAQAASLGDLFGGAEVQGGQEKFLKVEQAFSVQPSQNGNKVNIALKITPKHYLYKDKLSLKLPEGVTATPLKFSHSSQNIDDPSFGKVAVFKQPQVTASTTLTNTTSAPIKQDITITWQGCAEAGLCYPPQKETLSISLPAGASKTVEAKQSTEKNTASNTTEQAATPKKAEVGSKLASSEDSSKNKSDSAKNDSNVANSSPQQTAASATLATTTAIDTEGAAISQDATSANIEDGNASEGENPETLDGASLQVMNEEENLTDEGGAEADSTFAATAEPSDLGLSTNGVVNQDPFGLAEHPWLALGLLFLAGLGLAFTPCVLPMLPIVSNIVARQHTPTAKKGLILSGSYALGVAIAYGILGAIIAVFGQQLGIIGWLQNPVILLAFAAVFVLLALYMLEVINIPVPNAIRQKTHSLSQAGDKYLGSTFGSFIAGLLSALVVSPCVSAPLFGALLAVSTIGNPFLGFAALFMLGFGLSAPLMLLGVSQGNLMPKAGEWMNWVKQGFALLLFAVALLLVERVLMSPVMLMLWAIWFMVVAVWAWKWVGRGQLFTKPLALILATWAALTLVGAAAGSKDSWRPLAVFSSANPASINANYQATVAGGNTGAVNSNDKHIYSLDELLPIIKNNPKVLVDVTADWCVECRIMDKTLFTDRPIALQQWQLVKLDVTESNEESARILSELNLFGPPALLYFVEGKLQVQQVGTVERETFEATLNKF